CTGGGCGAGGTCTTCGACGGCGTCCTGCGGCTGGTTGAAGAGGTAGAAGGCCAGGCGCTGGGCGCTCTTGGGGCCGATGCCGGGCAGCCTGCCGAGCTCGCGGATGAGCTGGATAAGGGCGGGAGGGTATTTCATAGGGGTTGGGAATCGGGGTTAGGAATCAGGGGTTAGGGGTTGGGGAAAGGCCAAACCCCAGACCCTAGCCCCAGACCCTGTTTAGAACATTCCCCCCATGCCACCCAAGCCGCCCATGGCGGCGCCCATCTCGCTCTCCTGGACCTCCTTGGCCTTGCGCTGGGCCTCGTTGACGGCGGCCATGACCAGGTCCTCCAAGAGTTCGGCGTCCTCGGGGTCGATGACGCTCGGGTCGATGGTGACTTTGGTGATGCTGCCGTTGCCGCTGGCGGTGGCGGTGACCATGCCGCCACCCGCCGAGCCCTCGACGCTGATGGTTTCCAGGCGCTCTTGCGCTTCGGTCATCTTTTTCTGGGCCTTCTGAGCTTCTTTCATGAGCTTTTGGATGTTCATATGGCTTCTCCCTCGTCTTCAGTCTCGGAATCGTCCGTCTCATCCAAGTCTATCCTGCCCGCCGCCCCCTCGTCGGTAAGGCTGCTTTCATCTCGG
The genomic region above belongs to Deinococcota bacterium and contains:
- a CDS encoding YbaB/EbfC family nucleoid-associated protein; translation: MNIQKLMKEAQKAQKKMTEAQERLETISVEGSAGGGMVTATASGNGSITKVTIDPSVIDPEDAELLEDLVMAAVNEAQRKAKEVQESEMGAAMGGLGGMGGMF